A segment of the Lolium perenne isolate Kyuss_39 chromosome 3, Kyuss_2.0, whole genome shotgun sequence genome:
ACCACCCCATGTGCTGCCTAGCTAGCTGCCGTCTCCAACTGCCCTACGGCGATCTCGGCGGACGGCGGGCACACAGACAGGTGTCGTCACCGTCGCGGCGCTTCGGCGAGTAGCGAAGCTTGATCGTCACACTAAACAAATTCCCCGCTAAGCTCGCCGAGTCACCACTCATATCTTAATTTTCTCCCTTTCGCGCGCACGGTGGACGCGCGCCGTCCCTGTCGCGACTTAACCTCTACAATTATCTTTCCCCTCCGTTGTCCTCATCCTCGCCACCTTCTCCCCCTTTAAAATCCCAGGGATCTTCGAAGACTCAGGCAGCAGTCACACGGAGCAGAGCACAACGGAGCAGCTAACTAAGTAGCTAGCCAGTAGCCACCCAGTGATCAACTGATCATCATCTTCAGACGATCGAGGCAGAGGAACACAGAGCGCCATGGTGAAGATTCCGAGCCCGAGGAGGCTGTTCAGGAGCCGGTCGAAGAGCACCGTGGGAAGCGGCGGCAGCGTGGACATGTGCGCGATGGTGGCGGAGCACGAGAAGATCGAGTGGGAGGTGCGGCCGGGCGGGATGCTGGTGCAGAAGCGGCGGTCCCCGGACGACGACCTCGACGACGTGGAGACCATCCTCGTGAAGGTCtccaccggcggcgggtggcAGCACGACgtgtccatcgacgccaccgccaccTTCGGCGACCTCAAGGTGATGCTGTCGCTCGCCACGGGCCTCTGGCCCAGGGAGCAGCGGCTGCTGTACCGGGGCAGGGAGAGGGACGACGGCGACCACCTGCACATGGCCGGCGTCCAGGACGGGGACAAGGTGCTCCTGCTGGAAGATCCCGCCGTCACCGAGCGGAAGCTCCGGTCCACCACCCTCGCGCAGCTCATGGGCGTGCCATGCCATTCCTTCATCCAAGTCTAGCCTGAGGCTTTGTCTGGGCCAAGAGGTTTCAGCTGCGTTCAACTGTAAACTGTTAATTAGCTGCATTTTTCAGCTTTCTTTTAGTTTGAGGGCTTGGATTCGGCCTGTCGAATCATCGGAATGTGAATCGTTTAGGATACGACGATACTCCAATACTATACAAGACATGTTGTAAATTAATTAATACTGTAAGGAGATAATGACAGTGGCTATGTTGTGCATAAATGTAGAAGACGCGTGTGTTCATTCTTAATTTGCATATTCTTCAGTATGCTTCCGCCTACGACTAGCAGCTGTTAGCAATACAGTTCGTACAGTACTCTAGTTGTCGCAATTTCTTGTGCCTGTACCGCTGCGCATCTGTTCTTCAAGTCGAAATTGACCTATACGAAGCAGCGCGGCAGGTTTACGCGCGGTCACCAAACCTGCAACCGCCAGCTCGTGCTGAACCGCCTAACTTGACAAAAGCTAGCTAGCTCGCTTTAACAAGCGGAGCAGCTCACCGGAATTAGTACCGACCGACCACTGACGGAATGGTCGGTGAATCAAACCGATCGCCTGTACCACGAAAACGGACATGATGGTAGCGGATCGTACGGTTTCCCGTAGTGCAGATCGAGGGCGACAGATTCGCCTGTTAGTTAAAAATTCAGCGTGTTCAACTGTACCCTAGCTTTCTCGCAAAAAACTAACTGTACCCTAGCTGCATCCTTTTACTGTTGGTGCGATTGGCAGGTAAAAAGCTTTAATCGTAAGAGTGTTTCAAGGGATTTGCACATAGTGCTCCACAGGGGTTTTAGCGGGTTCAAGGTGAAGGAGTTGACGATGGTTCTTGGAGTAGGATCTTCTGATCCGGCGATCGGCGACTTCCCGGCTGTCAAGGAGCTGGCTCTGATCCAAGGTTTTGCAGAGCAGCGGCAGCGGCGCGCCACCGACGGCTTCAGCGCATCGACGCCGACGGGATCCAGCAGGCTTGTCATTTTTTCGCTCTTTTTCTGGATCTTGATGTAAGCTCGAAGTTGTAATATCGTCTTCCTtcttagcaaaaaaaaaaaaaaaggtgaagGAGTTGATGTTCGTCGCAGGCCGCAGCCTGCTTTTGCTCTGTATATAATGCGCTGCACACTTCTCGTTTCTTTGCCTTCAGGCCTTCGATGGCAGCGTAAAATAGTCTGTGTAATCACGTGAATTTTGCAGTAGACTGCATCTGCTCTTGAAGTAGAAATTCTTCAGCACTGTTCTACAGAAAGAAGAAAGTTCGCCGTAACTGAATACGCTGACGGCTCCccgcaaaaaaagaaaaagaaaaaaaaaaagaaaacgcTGACGGCTGATCAAGTGAAGTCTGCATCACACCCAGGACAAGAGCGACAGAGAGTGACACACAAGCAAATCTAACCCAGAGAAATGTAGATAATATCTAAGGACAAATACCAGGGGAGGGGTACGTGTAAATTGCAAGGAGACCAGGCGGAGCAGTGAGCACGTACTACTACGTGCAGCTGAGATGGCACTGTCAAGCACGACGCACCCAGCCACTGAACTCGTGCCGCGAAGAGGGGGGAGATGGATCCTTCAATTTGAATGCTCTCGAGGCTATCCAAGGCCCCCGTTCCGTGGCTTGTCCGACTTGCGCTATCGGCGGCGGGCAGCCGGGGCCGGCCACCGCGGGGCCGCTCCGACACGGCGGCAGGTCGGCGCCGCAGCCGCATGTGCCATGTTATCCTGTCTGCTCCCAAACCTTTCCTGCGTTCGCCCGGCCAACTAATTTATAAAGTTAGTAATATTATCATTAACACAAACCGACCTTAGCTCAGTTGGTAGAGCGGAGGACTGTAGTGTTGCAGATTAAATCCTTAGGTCGCTGGTTCGAATCCGGCAGGTCGGAATTCATTTTTTTTGTCCGTCCGAAATCTTTATCCGATTGATATCATGCAGTTTTGCCAAAAGTCCAGCGTTACATACCGTGATGTTTGCATAGCCCGTAACTTTTACCTGCTTTCAAATTGTGTCCGCTTTGTTTTCGCTCCGAATTTGCAATCTGCAGGCTAGTGCGATTTTGTTTTTGAAATTTATTTTGTGATTTCCATGCAGCTTTGGCCAAAGTCTACTGCTACGTGCTTGAATACGTTTTTTAGCATGTTGTTTGCATAATTTGCATGCCCATAAACTTTTATCCGCTTTCCCTCCGTTTCTGCTTTGAATTCGCAATACGTAAGTCAAATATCACCCTTTTTTTATTTAATAACTTATCTATTTTGGAAGTTTTGATGTGATCTGCATGCAGTTTTGGCCAAAGTCTAGTTCTGCCCACATGAGTAACTCTTTCATCATGTTGTTTACATTACATAAGTTGCATGCCCATGAATTACATCCGCTTTCCGATCCAAGTTCCCTCAGTTTTCACTCTGAATCCGCAATCCAATATAATCCCTACTTGGATCCACGTAGTAGATCACTATATGATCCGCTCCAATGCGGCAAAAGAATATGACAAAGAATACGAAAAGAGCATTATCCATCCAATCCGTCTACACCCGTACATACATAGTGTTGATTCTCGCTCTCTATTCAGATCACATTCCTCTTTCCTCGTCAGAGTTCTACCACTCATGCGCGCTTAGATCCACTTGCAAATCCCCGCCTCTAAATTTATATTGTTTTCATCATGATTTCCTTAAGCCGAATCCGTGTGATGGATAATATTGATGACCTAATAAGGACCAATTTTATATGAAACATACGTATGATGCACTAACAAAGTGTGTGTATGCGATCATGAACGGCAATCACCGCATGCTAAATGTCCAGTATATGTTTTTATGATCAAGATTCAAGAACACAtcacattttatttttattacatTTTTAATATAATAAATTCATTTACTTATCAAAGTTGTATTTTAAATTATACTAGATCATGAAGGCGCGCTTTGCTGCGCCCGGCCATCTTGATGAACATAGAATCATGTAAACGTTTGGTTTTACCTCAAATAGAAAGTAAGAACTATAAAGACGTCGTGTTTGCGGCGAATTATCCGATTATGGTGGTCGCGCCGAACCAGAACATAACCAGGTAGGAGGACAAAGCAGGGGTGTTAAAGGAAGTGGTAGTACATATTTACTGAAGATTAGAATACCATGGTTGCTTCATGCGAGGTCTGAGAGTGTTTAACAAAAAGTACTCACCACGTATACGTGGATGATGCAATATAAACCCGAGGACATGGAGTTGGTATGGGGATAGTAGCTTCTTTATGGTATTGGCAATGTCAGCCACCATCACAGCACAAATATGAGCCAAAAACTTTTCTTGGCCATTCCAATATATTCTTCCTCGAAGGTAAAACAAAGGAGTGAACTCATTCCGTCTTCCTTGCTTTGCTTTTCACAGAAATTTGCAAAAGGGAAACCCAGCACGAGGACCCTTACGGATAGGGCACAAAGGaatagcaaaggaagaaaaaataaTAAATTGTCAACTAATGCAAATAAATTAATATGTTCGAAACCGAACAACAAAAATCAACTCATATGTGCGTAAGTTATATTATATGTTAACTTCAGAAAGTAATTGTTCCAGTAACTCACAGTTCTAACATCCAACATTAATACCCATATTCTCCAAGCAATCTTTTCTCTTACTGTATAAGTGGTGAGCAATAGTGAGCACCGAACAGAACTCCAACAGCAATCAACTATTTTTCCATTACTCATGTTATATCAATAGTTTTGCCTATTTATGGTCAGTAGTTTAATACTATTGCATACAAATTGATACTGTATTTAAAGTAATTTTAGATTTGCATGACAAAGAAAAAGAATAGAAGGCCAAATATGAAATGCACAAATTACTCGACTGCATCACCTTCGCAGACGAACCCGGCGATGATGGTATAACCGACAACAGAAATGACGTGGAAAACTTTCTCTGGAAGATCAGCACCACTCTTGATTCCCTCATAGGCTGCAACCATCACCATGAGGTCCATGATCAATCTGGACGCACTTTTGGCAAGGATCGATTAGGGAGCCCGCTATGATACCAGATATGGCTGTCGTGGTGGGAACGATGCCATGGTGAGCCAGGAGATCTTGTTGCCGTTGCTGAATGAGATTTCTCATTGCTCATATTCGTTGGATTGCCTGTCCCAcgagttgcttcaatatcttcCTTCTACTTCCCCTTCTCCAGATACAACTCCTTGTACGTATGATTTCGCCTGCAGGTTTCagagcatggttctaatcaatattTAAAATCAAAATACAATACTTGAATTTTTCTCATTTGTTGGTGCGATCGCATTTCTGGAGAAGAAGTTACTTTTGTCAAAGATGTGGCCATTTTGTTGTGTGCCTTCTAGTGCCTGCAGGATTCTTTTAGGGCTCTGTTCATCGGGTCCTCATGTCTCAGCTGCTCTTCATGCCTCTTTGAGTTCAAAATAAAACCACAATTCCACCTCATCCTTGTGACATTCTATGAAACAAAATAAATGAAATAGTAATATGACGTCATGTTCTTCTTGCAGGGCTCAGTGTTGCAGAAATTAGAAGATAGGACTGCATGATCTAACGCACCATGTCCAAGTGAAAGATGCAGCAGCAACtgatgttggattttttttgcccCTGTATTAGATAAAACTGAGTACGAGATTGATGGAACTACGTTATACCAATAGACACCAGAAATCCGAAAGCTACTACATCAGATTTTACCTGGTGAGATAAACTGCTCCTTGATGACGAACCAAATCTTGCATGATGGATCATATCTCAGTCTGCATGTTGAACGACTGGAGGGTCGATGCGCCACCGTGGCCTGCAGCTGCCGTCAATCCGGCTGGCATGAACCAAATCCTAGATGGTGCCTGCACAGACAGGTTAATGAGGAGCAGATGTCACAAATCCTACCGCCCGCCACCACCGTGGGGCTAATTGCTGACCAAGCAGGGGAGAAACAGCAAGTAGAGAGGAGGGGCAATGCAGTGTTGGTCGAGCTTATAACCCTAGAAATCCGTGAGAAAGATGGTGGAGCTTCATCGCTATCACTAAATTACGACGCGCGGGCCGTTTCAGATCGAACATTACGGAGTTATAGAAAGGAAAATGCTTGTAATCGGGCGACCGATCGCGCCCTTCGATCGGTCGCTCCGACTCACGCGCAACTTTCTTTTCTCTCGTTCCCAAGCTCGCTCTCTGTCTGCTGTTTTTCTACTGTACTGCATGTCTGGGTCGGCTCCGCACCGTCTGCCAGTGAAAGCACGCACGCGGCTTTGCCATTTCTCACGTGGCTTGAACTGCTGCTAGTGGTTACTTGTAGTTCGTGTACTGGCCTAGGGCCCACATGCAAGGACATGTCATGTGAGGCTAGAATGCATGTAGCTACGGAACTAGCACTAGCACACATTACTAGTACTACTTTTTTGCTCTCACGTAGAGTAGCTAGGAGATATGTCGCAATGAGGCAACGTACCACCTACTCCATCTGTCTCAGAGATAGAGAGTAGCACGGTCTGAAAAAACAAGGGACGTGATTTAGAATTTTTAGATGTCATGTGTGAGTTATTTTTGACACTTTGCGGTACTCTCTATCTCGAGTTAGTTGCCACAGATTTATCTAGTTTCATCTAGGTACACATCTATCTAAACAAACCCGCGACAGGTAATTCGGCATAGAGGAAGTATTTTTGTTGTTGAGAGCTTTTGTTGCAAACCTGCAATGCTACATCTGTGTTATGTTCTTGTTGTAAAAGCACATAAATTATGGTActaaatatgtgaatttttgtttGACCAATTCAGTTTATTTTGTTGTTGTGAACCTTTTGCTAAAATCCTAAAATGCTATTTTTATTGTAAAATTTACACAAAATTATGGTACAAACATATAACTATTTTCCGCTTTGATTGTCTCACTATTTTTGTTGTGAGCTTTTACTGCAATGCTACATATGTGTTCTATTTTTGTTGTATAAGTATTTAAATTATGTTACCAACATTAACTTTTTATTTCCATCTATTTTTCCTGGTATTTTGATGTAATGCTACATATGTCTTATCTTTTGTTGTATAAGTACACAAATTATGTTGTAAACACACACCTATCTTGTTTTGTTCATTTTAATACTTTAATGTGGGATTTTGTTGTAATGCTACAAATGTGTTTTTTTGTTGTAAATGTACATAAATTATGGTGCAAACATATAAAGATTTTGTTGGGATCATTTCAATTTTTGTGGTGAAATTTTGTTGCAACGCTACATACAATTTATACCTTTTTGTTGTAAAAGTAGACAAATTATGATAcagacacacaattttttggcttGATTGTCACGGTCATTTTTGCGAATTTCTATTGCAATGCTAGAACTTGTAACTATACCTTTTGTTGCAAGATGTGAGGTGTATTCATGTTACATGTTTTAAAATTATGATTTTTTCTACAAGTTTAATTATTTAGTCCGATCAATGATTTAAATTTTAATATTTAATTCTATCGATTGGTGCTTATACGTGTGAGATACCGGGTGTAGTTATGGGTGGAGCACTAGCAATTAAGAATTTGTGGACACCTAGTATCAACTATAGCAGCGATCAGGGGACCATCTATTTATGAGGGAGTAAGACATATTTCTGACCTAACGCGCTGGCGACGAGCCAGGCGATTAGGGTTTCTCTACTCCAACGCTGAATCTCATCGGTGTTGGAGTCTTCTCCGGTATCTGCTGCGTACGTCTGGATCGGTTTCTCCTTCCCTCCAGACTCCTGAGGTTATCGGGGGTTGTGACTCCATCGCTGACCCGGATCGGAGGAAGAGGCGATCTGGGTGTTCTCTGGTCGAGGCGATCGCTATCTCCTGGCCCAAGTCAACATGGCAAACAGTGCGAATTCAACCAATCAGGCGGAAGGATTGGGAAGCAAGAAGGATGAAGCAATTGGAGATCTTTTGCAGCGCCTAGGCCTGGACGAGGATGAACTCGATGACCTGGTTTTTGAAGAAGAGGAATCTGCCCCTAAACAAGGTATGAAGTGGATGGCTCTATTGAAAGTTCACTCGGCAAATCAGTTTAGTCCTATTACCTTTGAACAACACATGAGGAATGCATGGTCACCTGCGCAAAGCTTGGAATTTCATCATCTAGAGGGAACTATGTTTACTGTTCAATGTTTCTGCCTTGGTGATTGGTTAAAAATTACTGAGGGTGGCCCTTGGTTATTTAGACAGAATGCTGTATGTATTGAGGAGTATGATGGCCTAGTGTCCCCTGACACAATTGATCTGAATCACTTTGATACATGGATACAAATTCATAAGCTACCTGTGGGGTATAGGAAAGAAGCTCTAATAAAAAATCTTACTGAAAAGAAGGTGGGAAAAGTTAGTAAAGTGGAGACCGATGTGAAGGGCATGGGCAACTTTGTCCGAGTTAGAGTGAAGTTGGATGTGAGAAAGGTTTTGGCTCGTGTGGTTACTATATCTCGGGACAAACAAAGAGAATTCTACCAGATCATGTATGAAAAAATTCCTAAGTTTTGTGCGGCGTGCGGATTTTTTGGTCACTCTCATCTGGAATGTGGATCAGGCGAGCATGAGGAAGACAAGCTAAAGTGGGGTGATTTCTTAAAAGCTGATTGGGATACATGGCGTGGCCGTGGTCTAGGTGTACCTCGTGGAGGTGGACGAGCTGGTGGCCGTGGTGGTCGTGGTCCTGATGGTTATGGAAGAGGTCACACAGATCTTTCTGTCCGTGACCGCTCTCTGGTTCCTTGGAGGCATAATGCGCTGAAACTGAATGGTGCTAGCTCTAGTGATCCGGATCTGATGGATACTGCAACTAGTCCAGGAAAAGGACATGAGATGGAGGTAGATAAACGTGATCTCACTAATCCAGCTGCAAAAAGAACATTACATATGAATGAGCAAGAGACATTGCAAGATGAGGGGAACTTGACTGATGGAAAATCTGATGGGGGTATGCCCTTGATCACTGATGGAATGAACACTAATCCTAATGTGAAAGACGGGAAAGAGAATAATCGTTCTAAGAGAACAAAGAAGGATGGAGCTGACTCCCCTTCACTCGGATCGGCGGGGTCTTTTGAGGACCCTGTCCGGTCGCAATGAAAATTTTAAGTCTGAACTGCCAGGGGTTAGGGAACGACCCGGCAGTTCGAGAGCTTTCGGATCTCCGAAGGCGTTATGATCCCGATGTGTTGTTTTTGTCGGAGACACACTTGGACGATTATCCGGCTGAGTGTTTGCGAAGGAGACTTAAGATGGATGTTAAGATTGTAAATCCTAGCGATGGTAGAAGTGGAGGTGTCATTCTTATGTGGAAA
Coding sequences within it:
- the LOC127345258 gene encoding BAG family molecular chaperone regulator 4-like, encoding MVKIPSPRRLFRSRSKSTVGSGGSVDMCAMVAEHEKIEWEVRPGGMLVQKRRSPDDDLDDVETILVKVSTGGGWQHDVSIDATATFGDLKVMLSLATGLWPREQRLLYRGRERDDGDHLHMAGVQDGDKVLLLEDPAVTERKLRSTTLAQLMGVPCHSFIQV